Sequence from the Pseudomonadota bacterium genome:
GCCCTCGCCCACCCGAGGGGGGCGGGGACCTACACCCCCATCGTCCCTGTCCACCCTGGGGGGACGGGGACCTACACCCCCATCGCCCTCGCCCACCCTGGGTGGGCGAGGGCCTACAAATTGGTAGTACCACGCCACGATGAGCCCGTTGTAGAGCTTGCGCTTCTTCACCAGCGACTGGCCGTAGAAGCGCTCGAAGCGCGGGTGCGAGGTGATGACGTAGACCGACCACGTGCGCAGGGGGCGCACGACCTGGCCCAGTGATTCGTACAGCCGCTCAGCATCGCGGATCTCGCCCAGGCGTTCGCCGTAGGGCGGGTTGGTGATGATCACGCCGTATTCGTGGGTGCTGCGAAACGCGTTCACCGGCTGGGCACGAAAGTGCACGCCGCGCTCGACGAGATCGGCCTGCCGCAGATGCTGGCGGGCCAGCCGCAGCACGCCCTCATCGTCGTCGTGCCCCGTGATCTGCAGCTTCGTGCGGCGGTCGAAGGCGTCTTCAGCGTCGGCCCGCACCGCGTCCCAGCGGGCCTTGCCCACGAACGGCCACCCTTCAGAGGCAAAGGCGCGACGCAAGCCCG
This genomic interval carries:
- a CDS encoding class I SAM-dependent RNA methyltransferase, with the protein product MWVRLARFKALTFEDLFQGVKAIAWPELLGRDACFPVEGSSHESQLSSVPACQAVTKKAIVESLKRAYKTEWFDERGPQFKVRVSLVRDEVTISLDSSGSGLHKRGYRTLTAEAPIRETLAAGLVLLSVWKPERVLVDPFCGSGTIPIEAAFIGLRRAPGLRRAFASEGWPFVGKARWDAVRADAEDAFDRRTKLQITGHDDDEGVLRLARQHLRQADLVERGVHFRAQPVNAFRSTHEYGVIITNPPYGERLGEIRDAERLYESLGQVVRPLRTWSVYVITSHPRFERFYGQSLVKKRKLYNGLIVAWYYQFVGPRPPRVGEGDGGVGPRPPRVDRDDGGVGPRPPRVGEGDGSES